In Aptenodytes patagonicus chromosome 6, bAptPat1.pri.cur, whole genome shotgun sequence, one genomic interval encodes:
- the ABCB11 gene encoding bile salt export pump isoform X3, with product MSEPVVLRSIKRLGEDNYAFDLDGKCNSFKKSENFYTCEEPFIEKKSEKSSEKKENSSRVGFFQLFRFSSSMEILMMAVGSFCAIVHGAAQPAVLLVFGAMADTFIEYDIEMQELKDPGKTCVNNTIVWINGTIHQNEKNATIRCGLLDIEQEMTKFAGYYAGIGCAVLVLGYLQICFWVMAAARQIQKIRKAYFRKVMRMDIGWFDCTSVGELNTRISDDVNKINEAIADQVAIFIQRLTTFVCGFLLGFVSGWKLTLVIIAVSPLLGVGAAVYGLAVAKLTGRELKAYAKAGAVADEVLSSIRTVAAFGGEKKEVERYDKNLVFAQHWGIRKGIIMGLFTGYMWLIIFLCYALAFWYGSKLVLEEEEYSPGTLLQVFFGVLVGALNLGQASPCLEAFATGRGAAANIFETIDKKPAIDCMSEDGYKLDKVRGEIEFHNVTFHYPSRPDVKILDNLNVVIKAGETTAFVGASGAGKSTTIQLIQRFYDPSDGMITLDGHDIRSLNIHWLRSQIGIVEQEPVLFATTIAENIRYGQDEATMEDIIKAAKQANAYNFIMDLPQQFDTHVGEGGSQMSGGQKQRIAIARALVRNPKILLLDMATSALDNESEATVQEALHKARLGRTAISIAHRLSAIKAADVIVGFEQGRAVERGTHEELLKRKGVYFMLVTLQNKGDTALNREAIETAENNVVEPNLEKVQSFSRGSYQASLRASLRQRSRSQLSNVVPDPPLSIARDHAESMYLMPSYEDDDGQAKKESVVVEEDVKPVPFTRILKYNASEWPYMVLGSLAAAVNGAVSPLYALLFSQILGTFSILDEEERRIQINGVCLLFVFVGILSFFTQFLQGYTFAKSGELLTRRLRKIGFQAMLGQDIGWFDDRKNSPGALTTRLATDASQVQGATGSQIGMIVNSFTNIGVAIIIAFYFSWKLSLVILCFLPFLALSGAVQAKMLTGFASQDKKALEATGRISSEALSNIRTVAGIGKEKMFIDNFEKHQDMPYKAAIKKAHVYGLCFGFAQSIVFIANAVSYRYGGFLVDTEGLHYSFVFRVISAIVTSGTALGRASSYTPNYAKAKTSAARFFQLVNRLPKISVYSEKGEKWDDFKGSIEFLNCKFTYPSRPDIQVLKGLSVAVKPGQTLAFVGSSGCGKSTSVQLLERFYDPEKGSVLIDGHDTKKINVQFLRSKIGIVSQEPVLFDCSIADNIKYGSNTKEAMMEKVIEVAQKAQLHDFVMSLPDKYETNVGAQGSQLSRGQKQRIAIARAIIRDPKILLLDEATSALDTESEKGHQDSLSVPGSTDPHGLGA from the exons GTAACAGCTTCAAGAAATCAGA GAATTTCTATACATGTGAAGAACCTTTTAtagagaagaaaagtgaaaa gtcatcagaaaagaaagaaaacagcagtcgTGTTGGCTTCTTTCAGCTG TTCCGATTTTCTTCATCTATGGAAATTTTAATGATGGCTGTTGGTAGTTTCTGTGCTATTGTTCATGGAGCAGCCCAGCCAGCTGTGTTGCTTGTGTTTGGTGCAATGGCAGACACATTTATTGAATATGACATTGAAATGCAAGAGCTTAAAGACCCAGGCAAGACATGTGTAAATAACACCATAGTGTGGATTAATGGTACTATCCATCAGAATGAAAAGAACGCCACAATAAGATGTGG gctgCTGGACATTGAACAAGAAATGACCAAGTTTGCAGGTTACTATGCAGGAATTGGTTGTGCCGTACTTGTGTTAGGATACCTACAA ATCTGCTTTTGGGTTATGGCTGCGGCTCGTCAGATACAGAAAATCAGGAAAGCTTATTTCAGGAAAGTAATGCGAATGGATATAGGCTGGTTTGACTGTACATCTGTAGGAGAACTGAACACCCGAATTTCTGA tgatgtTAACAAAATTAATGAGGCTATTGCTGACCAAGTAGCAATCTTTATCCAGCGCTTAACCACCTTTGTGTGTGGATTCCTACTGGGATTTGTCAGTGGCTGGAAATTGACCTTGGTTATCATTGCAGTCAGCCCATTGCTTGGGGTTGGAGCGGCTGTGTATGGCTTG GCTGTGGCAAAACTAACAGGCCGAGAACTAAAGGCTTATGCAAAAGCTGGAGCTGTGGCTGATGAAGTGCTCTCATCTATCAGAACAGTGGCTGCTTTtggtggggagaagaaagaagttgAAAG ATATGATAAGAATCTGGTGTTTGCTCAGCACTGGGGAATTCGAAAAGGAATAATAATGGGATTATTCACTGGTTACATGTGGCTTATAATTTTCCTGTGTTATGCGTTAGCCTTTTGGTATGGCTCTAAACTTGTCCTGGAAGAAGAAGAGTATTCACCTGGCACTCTTCTGCAG gttttctttggtgttttagTAGGAGCTTTAAATCTTGGCCAGGCATCTCCCTGTCTGGAAGCCTTTGCCACTGGCCGTGGGGCTGCAGCAAACATTTTTGAGACAATAGATAAA AAACCTGCCATTGACTGCATGTCAGAAGATGGCTACAAGCTGGATAAAGTACGAGGTGAAATTGAATTTCATAATGTAACGTTCCATTATCCCTCCAGACCAGACGTAAAG atTTTGGATAACCTTAATGTGGTTATTAAAGCAGGGGAGACAACAGCTTTTGTTGGAGCTAGCGGAGCTGGAAAAAGTACAACAATACAGCTCATCCAGCGTTTCTATGACCCCAGTGATGGCATG ATTACCCTGGATGGCCACGACATTCGTTCCCTTAATATCCACTGGCTACGCTCACAGATTGGTATTGTTGAACAAGAGCCAGTGCTGTTTGCCACCACGATTGCAGAGAACATTCGCTATGGTCAGGATGAGGCTACCATGGAAGATATAATCAAAGCAGCCAAACAGGCCAATGCTTACAATTTCATCATGGACCTGCCACAG CAATTTGACACTCATGTTGGAGAGGGTGGAAGCCAGATGAGTGGAGGTCAAAAACAGAGGATAGCTATTGCTCGAGCTCTTGTGCGAAACCCGAAAATCCTGCTACTGGATATGGCTACGTCAGCACTTGATAATGAAAGTGAAGCTACTGTCCAAGAAGCACTTCATAAG GCTCGCCTTGGCCGCACAGCAATCTCGATAGCTCACCGCCTGTCAGCCATCAAAGCTGCTGATGTCATCGTTGGGTTTgagcagggaagggctgtggagaGAGGAACTCATGAGGAACTCTTGAAGAGGAAAGGGGTTTATTTCATGTTGGTGACCTTGCAAAACAAAGGAGACACAGCACTTAATAGAGAAGCAATAGAAA cagcagaaaataatgTGGTTGAGCCAAATCTTGAGAAAGTCCAGTCATTCAGCAGAGGAAGCTATCAGGCTAGTTTGCG AGCTTCACTTCGGCAGCGCTCCAGATCTCAGCTTTCTAATGTGGTCCCTGACCCTCCATTATCCATTGCAAGAGATCACGCAGAGTCTATGTATCTTATGCCTTCTTATGAAGACGATGATGGACAAGCAAAAAAG GAATCTGTTGTTGTGGAGGAAGATGTCAAGCCTGTACCATTTACCAGAATTTTGAAATACAATGCCTCTGAATGGCCATACATGGTGCTTGGAtctctggcagcagctgtgaaTGGAGCAGTCAGTCCACTCTATGCTTTGTTATTCAGTCAAATTCTTGGG ACCTTCTCCATTCTTGATGAAGAAGAACGAAGAATCCAGATCAATGGTGTCTGCCTGCTCTTTGTCTTTGTTggaattctttcatttttcacacagtTTCTGCAG GGATACACCTTTGCCAAGTCTGGTGAGCTGCTTACAAGACGGTTAAGGAAAATTGGTTTCCAGGCTATGCTAGGGCAAGACATTGGTTGGTTTGATGACCGGAAGAACAGCCCTGGTGCTTTGACTACAAGACTTGCAACAGATGCCTCACAGGTCCAAGGG gCAACTGGATCGCAGATAGGAATGATTGTCAATTCCTTTACCAACATTGGGGTGGCCATAATCATTGCTTTCTACTTCAGCTGGAAACTGAGTTTAGTTATACTGTGTTTCCTGCCATTTTTGGCCTTATCTGGGGCTGTGCAGGCTAAAATGCTGACAGGATTCGCCTCTCAGGACAAGAAAGCGCTGGAAGCTACTGGACGG attTCCAGTGAAGCCCTCTCTAACATCAGGACTGTAGCTGGGatagggaaagagaaaatgtttatcGACAATTTTGAGAAGCACCAGGATATGCCCTATAAAGCTGCAATCAAAAAAGCACATGTTTACGGGCTCTGCTTTGGCTTTGCCCAGAGCATAGTGTTCATTGCCAACGCTGTCTCTTACAGATACGGAGGGTTTCTAGTTGACACTGAAGGACTCCATTACAGCTTTGTGTTCAG GGTGATCTCTGCTATTGTGACCAGTGGAACTGCTTTGGGAAGAGCTTCTTCCTATACCCCAAACTATGCCAAAGCCAAAACATCTGCTGCACGCTTTTTTCAACTGGTCAATCGGCTTCCTAAAATCAGTGTTTACagtgaaaaaggggaaaaatgg gatGATTTCAAGGGAAGCATTGAATTTCTTAACTGTAAATTCACATACCCTTCTCGGCCTGATATTCAGGTCCTGAAAGGACTCTCTGTAGCTGTTAAGCCTGGACAGACTTTGGCATTTGTTGGAAGTAGCGGCTGTGGTAAGAGCACCAGTGTCCAGCTTCTGGAGCGTTTTTATGACCCTGAGAAAGGAAGTGTG TTAATAGATGGACACGAcaccaagaaaataaatgtacagTTTCTTAGATCAAAAATTGGAATAGTGTCCCAGGAGCCTGTGCTATTTGACTGCAGCATTGCTGATAATATCAAATATGGCAGTAACACCAAAGAGGCGATGATGGAGAAAGTCATAGAAGTGGCCCAGAAGGCTCAGCTGCATGATTTTGTCATGTCACTGCCTGAT aaatacgAAACTAATGTTGGGGCTCAAGGATCCCAGCTGTCACGTGGGCAAAAACAACGCATTGCTATAGCAAGGGCCATCATACGAGATCCTAAAATTTTATTACTGGATGAAGCTACATCTGCCTTAGACACAGAAAGTGAAAAG GGGCACCAAGATTCTTTATCAGTACCGGGAAGCACAGACCCTCATGGGCTAGGAGCTTAG
- the ABCB11 gene encoding bile salt export pump isoform X1, whose amino-acid sequence MSEPVVLRSIKRLGEDNYAFDLDGKCNSFKKSENFYTCEEPFIEKKSEKSSEKKENSSRVGFFQLFRFSSSMEILMMAVGSFCAIVHGAAQPAVLLVFGAMADTFIEYDIEMQELKDPGKTCVNNTIVWINGTIHQNEKNATIRCGLLDIEQEMTKFAGYYAGIGCAVLVLGYLQICFWVMAAARQIQKIRKAYFRKVMRMDIGWFDCTSVGELNTRISDDVNKINEAIADQVAIFIQRLTTFVCGFLLGFVSGWKLTLVIIAVSPLLGVGAAVYGLAVAKLTGRELKAYAKAGAVADEVLSSIRTVAAFGGEKKEVERYDKNLVFAQHWGIRKGIIMGLFTGYMWLIIFLCYALAFWYGSKLVLEEEEYSPGTLLQVFFGVLVGALNLGQASPCLEAFATGRGAAANIFETIDKKPAIDCMSEDGYKLDKVRGEIEFHNVTFHYPSRPDVKILDNLNVVIKAGETTAFVGASGAGKSTTIQLIQRFYDPSDGMITLDGHDIRSLNIHWLRSQIGIVEQEPVLFATTIAENIRYGQDEATMEDIIKAAKQANAYNFIMDLPQQFDTHVGEGGSQMSGGQKQRIAIARALVRNPKILLLDMATSALDNESEATVQEALHKARLGRTAISIAHRLSAIKAADVIVGFEQGRAVERGTHEELLKRKGVYFMLVTLQNKGDTALNREAIETAENNVVEPNLEKVQSFSRGSYQASLRASLRQRSRSQLSNVVPDPPLSIARDHAESMYLMPSYEDDDGQAKKESVVVEEDVKPVPFTRILKYNASEWPYMVLGSLAAAVNGAVSPLYALLFSQILGTFSILDEEERRIQINGVCLLFVFVGILSFFTQFLQGYTFAKSGELLTRRLRKIGFQAMLGQDIGWFDDRKNSPGALTTRLATDASQVQGATGSQIGMIVNSFTNIGVAIIIAFYFSWKLSLVILCFLPFLALSGAVQAKMLTGFASQDKKALEATGRISSEALSNIRTVAGIGKEKMFIDNFEKHQDMPYKAAIKKAHVYGLCFGFAQSIVFIANAVSYRYGGFLVDTEGLHYSFVFRVISAIVTSGTALGRASSYTPNYAKAKTSAARFFQLVNRLPKISVYSEKGEKWDDFKGSIEFLNCKFTYPSRPDIQVLKGLSVAVKPGQTLAFVGSSGCGKSTSVQLLERFYDPEKGSVLIDGHDTKKINVQFLRSKIGIVSQEPVLFDCSIADNIKYGSNTKEAMMEKVIEVAQKAQLHDFVMSLPDKYETNVGAQGSQLSRGQKQRIAIARAIIRDPKILLLDEATSALDTESEKTVQAALDKAREGRTCIVIAHRLSTIQNADIIAVMSQGLIIERGTHDELMAMEGAYYKLVTTGAPIS is encoded by the exons GTAACAGCTTCAAGAAATCAGA GAATTTCTATACATGTGAAGAACCTTTTAtagagaagaaaagtgaaaa gtcatcagaaaagaaagaaaacagcagtcgTGTTGGCTTCTTTCAGCTG TTCCGATTTTCTTCATCTATGGAAATTTTAATGATGGCTGTTGGTAGTTTCTGTGCTATTGTTCATGGAGCAGCCCAGCCAGCTGTGTTGCTTGTGTTTGGTGCAATGGCAGACACATTTATTGAATATGACATTGAAATGCAAGAGCTTAAAGACCCAGGCAAGACATGTGTAAATAACACCATAGTGTGGATTAATGGTACTATCCATCAGAATGAAAAGAACGCCACAATAAGATGTGG gctgCTGGACATTGAACAAGAAATGACCAAGTTTGCAGGTTACTATGCAGGAATTGGTTGTGCCGTACTTGTGTTAGGATACCTACAA ATCTGCTTTTGGGTTATGGCTGCGGCTCGTCAGATACAGAAAATCAGGAAAGCTTATTTCAGGAAAGTAATGCGAATGGATATAGGCTGGTTTGACTGTACATCTGTAGGAGAACTGAACACCCGAATTTCTGA tgatgtTAACAAAATTAATGAGGCTATTGCTGACCAAGTAGCAATCTTTATCCAGCGCTTAACCACCTTTGTGTGTGGATTCCTACTGGGATTTGTCAGTGGCTGGAAATTGACCTTGGTTATCATTGCAGTCAGCCCATTGCTTGGGGTTGGAGCGGCTGTGTATGGCTTG GCTGTGGCAAAACTAACAGGCCGAGAACTAAAGGCTTATGCAAAAGCTGGAGCTGTGGCTGATGAAGTGCTCTCATCTATCAGAACAGTGGCTGCTTTtggtggggagaagaaagaagttgAAAG ATATGATAAGAATCTGGTGTTTGCTCAGCACTGGGGAATTCGAAAAGGAATAATAATGGGATTATTCACTGGTTACATGTGGCTTATAATTTTCCTGTGTTATGCGTTAGCCTTTTGGTATGGCTCTAAACTTGTCCTGGAAGAAGAAGAGTATTCACCTGGCACTCTTCTGCAG gttttctttggtgttttagTAGGAGCTTTAAATCTTGGCCAGGCATCTCCCTGTCTGGAAGCCTTTGCCACTGGCCGTGGGGCTGCAGCAAACATTTTTGAGACAATAGATAAA AAACCTGCCATTGACTGCATGTCAGAAGATGGCTACAAGCTGGATAAAGTACGAGGTGAAATTGAATTTCATAATGTAACGTTCCATTATCCCTCCAGACCAGACGTAAAG atTTTGGATAACCTTAATGTGGTTATTAAAGCAGGGGAGACAACAGCTTTTGTTGGAGCTAGCGGAGCTGGAAAAAGTACAACAATACAGCTCATCCAGCGTTTCTATGACCCCAGTGATGGCATG ATTACCCTGGATGGCCACGACATTCGTTCCCTTAATATCCACTGGCTACGCTCACAGATTGGTATTGTTGAACAAGAGCCAGTGCTGTTTGCCACCACGATTGCAGAGAACATTCGCTATGGTCAGGATGAGGCTACCATGGAAGATATAATCAAAGCAGCCAAACAGGCCAATGCTTACAATTTCATCATGGACCTGCCACAG CAATTTGACACTCATGTTGGAGAGGGTGGAAGCCAGATGAGTGGAGGTCAAAAACAGAGGATAGCTATTGCTCGAGCTCTTGTGCGAAACCCGAAAATCCTGCTACTGGATATGGCTACGTCAGCACTTGATAATGAAAGTGAAGCTACTGTCCAAGAAGCACTTCATAAG GCTCGCCTTGGCCGCACAGCAATCTCGATAGCTCACCGCCTGTCAGCCATCAAAGCTGCTGATGTCATCGTTGGGTTTgagcagggaagggctgtggagaGAGGAACTCATGAGGAACTCTTGAAGAGGAAAGGGGTTTATTTCATGTTGGTGACCTTGCAAAACAAAGGAGACACAGCACTTAATAGAGAAGCAATAGAAA cagcagaaaataatgTGGTTGAGCCAAATCTTGAGAAAGTCCAGTCATTCAGCAGAGGAAGCTATCAGGCTAGTTTGCG AGCTTCACTTCGGCAGCGCTCCAGATCTCAGCTTTCTAATGTGGTCCCTGACCCTCCATTATCCATTGCAAGAGATCACGCAGAGTCTATGTATCTTATGCCTTCTTATGAAGACGATGATGGACAAGCAAAAAAG GAATCTGTTGTTGTGGAGGAAGATGTCAAGCCTGTACCATTTACCAGAATTTTGAAATACAATGCCTCTGAATGGCCATACATGGTGCTTGGAtctctggcagcagctgtgaaTGGAGCAGTCAGTCCACTCTATGCTTTGTTATTCAGTCAAATTCTTGGG ACCTTCTCCATTCTTGATGAAGAAGAACGAAGAATCCAGATCAATGGTGTCTGCCTGCTCTTTGTCTTTGTTggaattctttcatttttcacacagtTTCTGCAG GGATACACCTTTGCCAAGTCTGGTGAGCTGCTTACAAGACGGTTAAGGAAAATTGGTTTCCAGGCTATGCTAGGGCAAGACATTGGTTGGTTTGATGACCGGAAGAACAGCCCTGGTGCTTTGACTACAAGACTTGCAACAGATGCCTCACAGGTCCAAGGG gCAACTGGATCGCAGATAGGAATGATTGTCAATTCCTTTACCAACATTGGGGTGGCCATAATCATTGCTTTCTACTTCAGCTGGAAACTGAGTTTAGTTATACTGTGTTTCCTGCCATTTTTGGCCTTATCTGGGGCTGTGCAGGCTAAAATGCTGACAGGATTCGCCTCTCAGGACAAGAAAGCGCTGGAAGCTACTGGACGG attTCCAGTGAAGCCCTCTCTAACATCAGGACTGTAGCTGGGatagggaaagagaaaatgtttatcGACAATTTTGAGAAGCACCAGGATATGCCCTATAAAGCTGCAATCAAAAAAGCACATGTTTACGGGCTCTGCTTTGGCTTTGCCCAGAGCATAGTGTTCATTGCCAACGCTGTCTCTTACAGATACGGAGGGTTTCTAGTTGACACTGAAGGACTCCATTACAGCTTTGTGTTCAG GGTGATCTCTGCTATTGTGACCAGTGGAACTGCTTTGGGAAGAGCTTCTTCCTATACCCCAAACTATGCCAAAGCCAAAACATCTGCTGCACGCTTTTTTCAACTGGTCAATCGGCTTCCTAAAATCAGTGTTTACagtgaaaaaggggaaaaatgg gatGATTTCAAGGGAAGCATTGAATTTCTTAACTGTAAATTCACATACCCTTCTCGGCCTGATATTCAGGTCCTGAAAGGACTCTCTGTAGCTGTTAAGCCTGGACAGACTTTGGCATTTGTTGGAAGTAGCGGCTGTGGTAAGAGCACCAGTGTCCAGCTTCTGGAGCGTTTTTATGACCCTGAGAAAGGAAGTGTG TTAATAGATGGACACGAcaccaagaaaataaatgtacagTTTCTTAGATCAAAAATTGGAATAGTGTCCCAGGAGCCTGTGCTATTTGACTGCAGCATTGCTGATAATATCAAATATGGCAGTAACACCAAAGAGGCGATGATGGAGAAAGTCATAGAAGTGGCCCAGAAGGCTCAGCTGCATGATTTTGTCATGTCACTGCCTGAT aaatacgAAACTAATGTTGGGGCTCAAGGATCCCAGCTGTCACGTGGGCAAAAACAACGCATTGCTATAGCAAGGGCCATCATACGAGATCCTAAAATTTTATTACTGGATGAAGCTACATCTGCCTTAGACACAGAAAGTGAAAAG ACTGTGCAGGCAGCGCTGGATAAGGCCAGAGAAGGGCGTACCTGCATCGTCATTGCCCACCGTTTGTCCACGATCCAGAACGCTGACATCATCGCTGTGATGTCGCAAGGACTTATCATTGAAAGGGGCACTCATGATGAACTGATGGCCATGGAAGGAGCTTATTATAAGCTTGTTACCACTGGAGCCCCAATTAGCTGA